A stretch of Rhizobium sp. TH2 DNA encodes these proteins:
- a CDS encoding TetR/AcrR family transcriptional regulator produces the protein MREPNGRRQVFRLSRERRVSDIMEAATQVFREKGYDDALISDIAERAAVVEGSIYRYFDNKRDLFIKVIENWYHAMLSDYDRQLTGISGTRNRLRFMIWRHLATVHEDPALCRQMFQIVRSGSEYTNTAVFELNRQYTRRTLDIVHEGIATGELRAGLSLRLVRDMIYGCVEHRTWAYLRGEGDFDPDHVADQIVDLVLGGLQTPGDSPALGGQAAMLQRLENAVERLERSAAAAAG, from the coding sequence TTGCGTGAACCGAACGGCAGACGGCAGGTATTCCGGCTTTCCCGCGAGCGGCGGGTCTCCGACATCATGGAAGCGGCGACCCAGGTCTTTCGCGAGAAGGGCTATGACGACGCGCTGATATCGGACATCGCGGAGCGCGCCGCAGTGGTGGAAGGCAGCATCTACCGCTATTTCGACAACAAGCGCGACCTGTTCATCAAGGTCATCGAGAACTGGTATCATGCCATGCTGTCGGATTACGACCGGCAGCTGACCGGCATATCGGGCACGCGGAACCGGCTGCGCTTCATGATCTGGCGCCATCTCGCGACGGTTCACGAGGACCCGGCGCTGTGCCGGCAGATGTTCCAGATCGTCCGCAGCGGATCGGAATATACCAATACCGCCGTGTTCGAACTGAACCGGCAATATACAAGGCGGACGCTGGATATCGTGCATGAAGGCATCGCCACCGGCGAGTTGCGCGCCGGCCTGTCGCTCAGACTGGTGCGTGACATGATCTATGGCTGCGTCGAGCATCGCACTTGGGCCTATCTTCGCGGCGAGGGTGATTTCGATCCTGATCACGTTGCCGACCAGATCGTCGATCTCGTGCTGGGAGGCCTTCAGACGCCGGGCGATTCGCCTGCCTTGGGCGGCCAGGCCGCGATGCTGCAACGCCTGGAGAACGCCGTGGAACGCCTGGAGAGATCGGCAGCGGCGGCGGCAGGCTAG
- a CDS encoding enoyl-CoA hydratase/isomerase family protein: MNRLNPDTHEHDRIDVRLDWPIEDVALVTLSSPQTLNTLTNEMVLALDTAIKEATAARARVVIITGTGKAFCGGAYVKYFTDPASPYSNDPMAIRDLYVRPIIDLFRSLQHAPFATIAAINGFALGGGCELALACDFRLMSADAKIGLTEARLGAVAGAGGIQILSHILGRARALEVALLADQWPANDALRIGLVNAVYEADALGDAALALARRLLLCSPITINLTKRGIYRAETASPDEADQLALDTVAVAAAGPDWKEGMTAFRERRAPAFAVNGAGMGGAGIA, translated from the coding sequence ATGAACAGGCTCAACCCTGATACACATGAACACGACCGCATAGACGTGCGGCTGGACTGGCCGATCGAGGATGTCGCGCTGGTCACGCTATCGAGCCCGCAGACGCTCAATACGCTGACCAACGAGATGGTCCTGGCGTTGGATACCGCCATCAAGGAGGCCACCGCCGCACGGGCGCGGGTGGTGATCATCACCGGCACCGGCAAGGCGTTTTGCGGCGGCGCCTATGTCAAATATTTCACAGATCCGGCGTCGCCATATTCCAATGATCCGATGGCGATCCGCGACCTCTATGTACGACCGATCATCGATCTCTTCCGCTCGCTGCAGCATGCGCCATTCGCGACGATCGCCGCGATCAACGGCTTTGCGCTGGGCGGCGGCTGCGAACTGGCGCTGGCCTGCGATTTCCGGCTGATGTCGGCCGATGCGAAGATCGGCCTGACGGAGGCGCGGCTGGGTGCCGTGGCAGGCGCCGGCGGCATCCAGATCCTGTCGCATATTCTCGGCCGAGCAAGGGCGCTGGAGGTGGCGCTGCTCGCCGACCAGTGGCCGGCGAACGATGCTCTCCGGATCGGTCTGGTCAATGCCGTGTACGAAGCCGATGCGCTCGGCGATGCGGCGCTGGCGCTGGCGCGGCGGCTGCTTCTCTGCAGTCCAATCACGATCAACCTCACCAAGCGAGGCATCTACCGCGCCGAGACGGCCTCGCCCGATGAAGCCGATCAGCTGGCGCTCGATACGGTGGCTGTCGCAGCGGCCGGGCCGGACTGGAAAGAGGGCATGACAGCGTTCCGGGAGCGGCGGGCACCCGCCTTCGCCGTCAACGGCGCAGGCATGGGCGGAGCGGGCATTGCGTGA